Genomic segment of Populus nigra chromosome 6, ddPopNigr1.1, whole genome shotgun sequence:
CTAAGAAGTTTAGGGTGCcggaatttattaaatatacggGAACCCAATGCCCTATAACTCATCTCAAGgcatactgcaacaaaatggctgaggtagttgatgatgagaaattgttgattcatttctttcaagacaGCTTAAGTGGCGCTGCCCTCACTTGGTATATGCGATTAAATAATACCAAGGTTAAGAAATGGAAGGATTTGGTTGATGCCTTCATGaggcaatataagttcaatatagaCGTGGGCCCTGATCGGTTAAGCTTGCAAGCTATGGAGAAGAATAACAAGGAGTCCATTAGAGAATATACTCAAAGGTGGCGTGAGGTCGCTGCACAGGTTAACCCTTCTTTGTTGGAAAAGGAGATGATCAACTTATTTGTCAACACTTTCAAGGCCCCGTACTTTGAATACCTGGTTAGAAGCTCTGCACAACATTTTACTGACTTAGTTGTTATAgctgagaggattgaacaagcCATTGGGTTAGGTAAAATTGTTGATCCAACTGAAAAGAACGGTTtcactgaaaaagaaaaggacactgAAGGTGGTTGTCAAGGCACTTATCATTCCTATAGCTGATTTTTTCATACCGACTCCCAGATATCAACTATTTTGAAGAAAAGCTATGGTGATGGTAGGTCGAGAATGATCTACAAATGACTTCAACTGACTGTT
This window contains:
- the LOC133697080 gene encoding uncharacterized protein LOC133697080 is translated as MHVTHFDPQNLGANRVSSEFQQAMHFQPAYPSRIPFTIDSTEKESQKGKMVKEEGLEKWTALEERIRAIEGNHLCDLVKAVNMCLVPNMVIPKKFRVPEFIKYTGTQCPITHLKAYCNKMAEVVDDEKLLIHFFQDSLSGAALTWYMRLNNTKVKKWKDLVDAFMRQYKFNIDVGPDRLSLQAMEKNNKESIREYTQRWREVAAQVNPSLLEKEMINLFVNTFKAPYFEYLVRSSAQHFTDLVVIAERIEQAIGLGKIVDPTEKNGFTEKEKDTEGGCQGTYHSYS